In the Acidovorax sp. A79 genome, one interval contains:
- a CDS encoding tripartite tricarboxylate transporter substrate binding protein, producing the protein MAAIAGLGWGRMAHADGYPAKPVQLVVPFPPGGAVDIVGRLISKKLGERLGQAVVVENKAGAGTIVGASFVANAPADGYTLLISSGSTFTVNPALNNKLPYDPVKSFEPIGMVARVPLILLAHRDVPVANLPQLIAAVKRAPDKFSYGSFGSGTTGHFAAELMWSATGIQLMHVPYRGSAPAMSDLIGGQIPFTIDTVAAALPQLKGGKIKPIVVTGAARATQLPDVPTVAESGFAGFAADSWLAVVAPRGLPAEVKAKLGKALAETMADAEIRSKLIASGLEQSYASGDAVLARIEDELPRMRAIAQRANIRAE; encoded by the coding sequence ATGGCAGCCATCGCAGGCTTGGGTTGGGGGCGCATGGCGCACGCCGATGGCTACCCCGCCAAGCCGGTGCAGCTGGTGGTGCCCTTTCCGCCCGGCGGGGCCGTCGACATCGTGGGCCGGCTCATCAGCAAGAAGCTGGGCGAACGCCTGGGCCAGGCGGTGGTGGTCGAGAACAAGGCCGGCGCGGGCACCATCGTGGGCGCATCCTTCGTGGCCAACGCTCCGGCCGACGGCTACACGCTGCTGATCAGCTCGGGCTCCACCTTCACCGTCAACCCGGCGCTCAACAACAAGCTGCCGTACGACCCGGTCAAGAGCTTCGAGCCCATCGGCATGGTGGCGCGCGTGCCGCTGATCCTGCTGGCCCACCGCGATGTGCCGGTGGCCAACCTCCCGCAGCTGATCGCGGCGGTGAAGCGCGCTCCGGACAAGTTCTCCTACGGCTCGTTCGGCAGCGGCACCACGGGCCACTTTGCCGCCGAGCTGATGTGGTCGGCCACCGGCATCCAGCTGATGCATGTGCCCTACCGGGGCAGCGCACCCGCCATGAGCGACCTGATCGGTGGGCAGATCCCGTTCACCATCGACACGGTGGCGGCCGCGCTGCCGCAGCTCAAGGGCGGCAAGATCAAGCCCATCGTGGTCACCGGCGCGGCGCGGGCCACGCAGCTGCCGGATGTGCCCACGGTGGCGGAAAGTGGCTTCGCGGGTTTTGCCGCGGATTCGTGGCTGGCCGTCGTGGCGCCGCGCGGCCTGCCCGCCGAAGTCAAGGCGAAGCTGGGCAAGGCCCTGGCCGAGACCATGGCGGATGCCGAGATCCGCAGCAAGCTCATCGCCAGCGGGCTGGAGCAGTCCTATGCCAGCGGCGACGCCGTGCTGGCGCGGATCGAGGACGAACTGCCGCGCATGCGCGCGATCGCCCAGCGCGCGAACATCCGGGCGGAGTGA
- a CDS encoding glutathione S-transferase, whose protein sequence is MQIYFSPFSPYVRKCLVTAHELGLSDRVQLLPSNANPVRRDQDIIARNPLGKVPTFITDEGAVLYDSRVICEYLDEIGNGTLFPRSGDARWNALTLQALGDGILDGALIARYEDVARPEPLRWPEWRAAQLDKAETSLAHLSANPALIAPQRLDIGTLTVACALWYLDLRFADFGWRQRHPAVAAWYEAFSKRPSLQASWAL, encoded by the coding sequence ATGCAGATCTATTTCTCTCCGTTCTCTCCCTATGTGCGCAAGTGCCTGGTGACGGCGCACGAGCTGGGCCTCAGCGACCGCGTGCAATTGCTGCCGTCGAACGCCAACCCGGTCCGGCGCGACCAGGACATCATCGCCAGGAACCCGCTGGGCAAGGTGCCGACCTTCATCACCGACGAGGGCGCCGTGCTGTACGACAGCCGCGTCATCTGCGAATACCTCGACGAGATCGGCAACGGAACGCTGTTTCCCCGCAGTGGCGATGCGCGCTGGAATGCGCTGACGCTGCAGGCGCTTGGAGACGGCATCCTCGACGGCGCGCTGATCGCCCGCTATGAGGACGTGGCGCGGCCCGAGCCGCTGCGCTGGCCCGAGTGGCGCGCCGCGCAGCTGGACAAGGCCGAGACTTCGCTGGCCCACCTGTCCGCGAACCCCGCACTCATCGCGCCGCAGCGGCTGGACATCGGCACGCTCACGGTGGCCTGTGCGCTGTGGTACCTGGATCTCAGGTTTGCGGACTTCGGATGGCGCCAGCGCCATCCCGCCGTTGCGGCCTGGTACGAGGCATTTTCAAAGCGTCCATCGTTGCAGGCGAGCTGGGCGCTGTGA
- a CDS encoding FAD-dependent oxidoreductase has product MTAPHWDAEYDVVVIGAGAGGMAAALTAKIEGCSVLLVEKTDRVGGSTAVSGGAVWAPLNAQSARVGHPDSFEKVWTYLRNTVGDAAPAGMQQAFLRHGAGMVDYFEKHTAVRLVARSYSPDYYPDREGAAFGGRSLDPATFDGRELGAYFRELRDPLPEFMVLGGMMVNMTDARHLLAVTRSFTAWREGMKLVLRYFADRLRGYHRGTRLVLGNALAARLFKSVIDRGIDYWLDTPVEKLDVSHGAVVGVSLVRAGKPVQVRARRGVVVATGGFPWSEELRSAHYPAPTGPWSMSPQGNRGEGIALAREAGAVLGQGHTNPAFWAPVSILQRPDGSVVRYPHLVWDRAKPGLMAVNGAGQRFVNEATSYHEFVRAMYRSHATVPTLPAYLVCDSDFMEQWGMGLALPGGRPRDHLVKAGYLVKAPTLRALGDALGIGGAALQATAERFNAQADQGRDDDFGKGSTEYNRYLGDAAHQPNPCIGALRQGPFYAVKVFAGDIGTAVGIACNENAQALDAAGQPIPGLYAAGNDMHSVMGGEYPAPGITLGPALTFGWIAGRQLAQAAPSHP; this is encoded by the coding sequence ATGACGGCCCCCCACTGGGATGCCGAGTACGACGTCGTCGTGATCGGCGCGGGCGCGGGCGGCATGGCCGCCGCGCTGACCGCGAAGATCGAAGGCTGCAGCGTGCTGCTGGTCGAGAAGACCGACCGCGTGGGCGGCTCCACCGCCGTGTCCGGCGGGGCCGTGTGGGCGCCGCTCAATGCGCAGTCGGCGCGGGTGGGCCACCCCGACAGCTTCGAGAAGGTGTGGACCTACCTGCGCAACACGGTGGGCGACGCGGCGCCGGCCGGGATGCAGCAGGCCTTCCTGCGCCACGGCGCCGGCATGGTCGACTACTTCGAGAAGCACACCGCCGTGCGGCTTGTCGCGCGCAGCTACTCCCCCGACTACTACCCCGACCGCGAGGGCGCGGCCTTCGGCGGCCGGTCGCTCGACCCGGCGACGTTCGACGGGCGGGAACTGGGCGCGTATTTCCGGGAACTGCGCGACCCCCTGCCCGAGTTCATGGTACTGGGCGGAATGATGGTCAACATGACCGACGCCAGGCACCTGCTGGCGGTCACGCGCTCGTTCACGGCATGGCGCGAGGGCATGAAGCTCGTGCTGCGCTACTTCGCCGACCGGCTGCGCGGCTACCACCGGGGCACACGCCTGGTGCTGGGCAATGCGCTGGCGGCCCGGCTTTTCAAGAGCGTGATCGACCGTGGTATCGACTACTGGCTGGACACACCGGTGGAGAAGCTGGACGTGTCCCATGGCGCGGTGGTGGGCGTCTCGCTGGTGCGCGCGGGCAAGCCGGTGCAGGTGCGGGCGCGCCGCGGCGTGGTGGTGGCCACGGGGGGATTCCCCTGGAGCGAGGAACTGCGCAGTGCGCACTACCCCGCGCCGACGGGGCCCTGGTCCATGTCGCCGCAGGGCAACCGGGGCGAGGGCATCGCGCTGGCGCGCGAAGCCGGCGCGGTGCTGGGGCAGGGCCATACCAACCCGGCGTTCTGGGCGCCGGTCTCCATCCTGCAGCGGCCCGATGGCTCGGTCGTGCGCTATCCGCACCTGGTCTGGGACCGTGCCAAGCCCGGCCTCATGGCCGTGAATGGGGCCGGCCAGCGCTTCGTCAACGAAGCGACCTCGTACCACGAGTTCGTGCGGGCGATGTACCGCTCCCACGCCACGGTGCCCACGCTGCCGGCCTACCTGGTCTGCGACAGCGACTTCATGGAGCAATGGGGCATGGGCCTGGCGTTGCCGGGCGGGCGGCCGCGCGATCACCTCGTCAAGGCCGGCTACCTGGTGAAGGCGCCGACATTGCGGGCGCTGGGCGATGCCCTGGGCATCGGCGGCGCCGCGCTGCAGGCCACGGCCGAGCGCTTCAACGCGCAGGCCGACCAGGGGCGCGACGACGACTTCGGCAAGGGCAGCACCGAATACAACCGCTACCTGGGCGACGCGGCGCACCAGCCCAACCCCTGCATCGGTGCCTTGCGCCAGGGCCCGTTCTATGCCGTGAAGGTGTTCGCGGGCGACATTGGCACGGCCGTGGGCATTGCCTGCAACGAAAATGCCCAGGCGCTCGATGCCGCCGGCCAGCCCATCCCGGGCCTCTACGCGGCGGGCAATGACATGCATTCGGTGATGGGCGGCGAGTACCCCGCGCCCGGCATCACCCTGGGGCCCGCGCTGACCTTCGGGTGGATCGCGGGCCGCCAGCTGGCGCAGGCAGCGCCTTCCCATCCATGA
- a CDS encoding SDR family NAD(P)-dependent oxidoreductase, producing the protein MDDNSNSKPIALVTGGAGGMGLATVERLARDGYAVVMVDRDEVLAQRETGRLKGLGLDVQCRVLDLTDEAAVRGLVHSLPPVRALVNNAGIFDERKFLEVSNDDFRRAYEVNLIAVATLTQEVARTMPEGGRIVNIASRAYLGAKNHPHYVASKAAVVGYTRASAMELAPRGILVNAIAPGLIDTPILRALTPERLAAQLALQPTGKAGRPEDIAQAVAFLVSPQTGFITGQVLFVDGGKSLGGSGA; encoded by the coding sequence ATGGACGACAACAGCAACAGCAAACCGATTGCCCTGGTCACCGGCGGGGCCGGTGGAATGGGCCTGGCCACGGTCGAACGCCTGGCCCGCGACGGCTACGCCGTGGTGATGGTGGACCGCGATGAAGTCCTGGCGCAGCGCGAGACTGGCCGCTTGAAGGGCCTGGGCCTGGATGTGCAGTGCCGCGTGCTCGACCTGACGGACGAAGCGGCCGTGCGCGGCCTGGTGCACTCCCTGCCCCCAGTGCGCGCTCTGGTCAACAACGCCGGCATCTTCGACGAGCGCAAGTTCCTGGAGGTGAGCAACGACGACTTTCGCCGTGCCTACGAGGTCAACCTCATCGCCGTGGCCACGCTCACACAGGAAGTGGCCAGGACCATGCCCGAGGGCGGCCGCATCGTGAACATCGCTTCGCGCGCGTACCTGGGGGCGAAGAACCACCCGCACTACGTGGCCTCCAAGGCCGCCGTGGTCGGCTACACGCGCGCCAGCGCCATGGAACTGGCGCCGCGCGGCATCCTGGTCAACGCGATCGCGCCGGGGCTGATCGACACGCCCATCCTGCGCGCGCTCACGCCCGAGCGGCTGGCGGCGCAGCTCGCGCTGCAGCCCACGGGCAAGGCCGGCAGGCCGGAAGACATCGCCCAGGCGGTGGCCTTCCTGGTGTCGCCGCAGACCGGCTTCATCACCGGGCAGGTGCTGTTCGTCGATGGCGGCAAGTCGCTGGGTGGGTCGGGCGCATGA
- a CDS encoding SDR family NAD(P)-dependent oxidoreductase, translating to MDLLKGKLALVTGAGGGLGSAIALGFANEGAKVICADIGADKAEATARRIRDAGGEAWSVVLDVCDRAAVQACAADLQARIGPIDVLINNAGISGRARIDDPHAPEVWDRLIDVNLQGLFNVTHAFVPALKKTRGCIVNLSSIVAFVSGISSAGYVASKGAVRSLTQVLARDLAPFGVRANAVAPGLMLTEMVAPQLAVPGGTDWYMKRVPAGRGGEVEEIVGPVVFLSSHMASYVNGVVLPVDGGFLSA from the coding sequence ATGGATTTGTTGAAAGGCAAGCTCGCGCTGGTGACCGGCGCCGGCGGGGGACTGGGCTCGGCCATTGCGCTGGGCTTCGCGAACGAGGGCGCCAAGGTGATCTGCGCCGACATCGGTGCGGACAAGGCTGAGGCCACGGCCCGGCGCATCCGCGATGCCGGCGGCGAGGCCTGGAGCGTGGTGCTGGACGTGTGCGACCGGGCCGCCGTCCAGGCCTGCGCCGCGGACCTGCAGGCGCGCATCGGCCCGATCGACGTGCTGATCAACAACGCAGGCATTTCCGGCCGCGCGCGCATCGACGACCCGCACGCGCCCGAGGTGTGGGACCGCCTCATCGACGTGAACCTGCAGGGCCTGTTCAACGTCACGCATGCCTTCGTGCCGGCGTTGAAGAAGACCCGGGGGTGCATCGTGAACCTGTCGTCCATCGTGGCGTTCGTGAGCGGCATCTCGTCGGCGGGGTATGTCGCCTCCAAGGGCGCCGTGCGTTCGCTGACCCAGGTGCTGGCCCGCGACCTGGCGCCTTTTGGGGTGCGCGCCAATGCGGTCGCGCCCGGGCTGATGCTGACCGAGATGGTCGCCCCGCAGCTGGCCGTGCCCGGCGGCACGGACTGGTACATGAAGCGCGTGCCCGCGGGCCGCGGCGGCGAGGTCGAGGAAATCGTCGGACCCGTGGTCTTTCTTTCCTCCCACATGGCCAGCTATGTGAATGGTGTGGTGCTGCCCGTCGATGGCGGCTTTCTCTCGGCTTGA
- a CDS encoding ABC transporter ATP-binding protein yields MPDPMQQPSQGALLEVRGISASYGAIQALSGVSLAVPQGAIVALLGSNGAGKSSTLNAISHLIDPTAGEVHFAGEPIHRQPSDEIVRRGLVQVPEGREVFKEMSVRENLELGAFLRRDRAAIAEDLDKVYTLFARLKERSEQRAATLSGGEQQMLAIGRALMSRPRLIMFDEPSMGLSPLLVEQIFEAIQRLNREQGLTILLVEQDVRLALTVASHAYILENGEITLQGAAAQLMDDPAVRRAYLGV; encoded by the coding sequence ATGCCTGATCCCATGCAGCAACCAAGCCAGGGCGCACTGCTCGAAGTGCGCGGCATCAGCGCCTCCTACGGCGCCATCCAGGCGCTCTCGGGCGTGAGCCTGGCCGTGCCGCAGGGCGCCATCGTGGCCCTGCTGGGCAGCAACGGTGCTGGCAAGAGCAGCACGCTGAACGCGATCTCGCACCTCATCGATCCCACCGCCGGCGAGGTCCACTTCGCCGGCGAGCCCATCCACCGGCAGCCGTCCGACGAGATCGTCCGCAGGGGCCTCGTGCAGGTGCCCGAGGGGCGCGAGGTGTTCAAGGAAATGAGCGTGCGCGAGAACCTGGAGCTGGGCGCCTTCCTGCGCCGCGACCGCGCCGCGATCGCCGAGGACCTGGACAAGGTCTACACCCTGTTTGCGCGGCTCAAGGAACGCTCCGAGCAGCGGGCGGCCACGCTGTCGGGCGGCGAGCAGCAGATGCTGGCCATCGGCCGCGCACTCATGTCCCGCCCGCGGCTGATCATGTTCGACGAGCCTTCGATGGGGCTGTCGCCGCTGCTCGTCGAGCAGATCTTCGAGGCGATCCAGCGGCTCAACCGGGAGCAGGGTCTCACCATCCTGCTCGTGGAGCAGGACGTGCGCCTGGCGCTCACGGTGGCCAGCCACGCCTACATCCTGGAAAACGGCGAGATCACGCTGCAGGGCGCGGCGGCCCAGCTCATGGACGACCCGGCCGTGCGCCGGGCCTACCTCGGCGTCTGA
- a CDS encoding ABC transporter ATP-binding protein encodes MSTRPFLEVSGITVRFGGLVAVNSLSFDVARGSIHALIGPNGAGKSTTFNCISRYYQPTEGRIVVDGEDVTHHAPSRMAGMGIARTFQNLELFGDLSVYENVLLGCHSHSANTLGRLLRRPGGEIRDLVDSLIERVGLTHDRETRAKELDFGHQKLLEIARALALKPRLLLLDEPAAGLRNRDIENLDHLLTELAQKDGITVLLVEHVMQLVMSISDRITVMSFGQKIAEGTPKEISENPTVIEAYLGKGAAHA; translated from the coding sequence ATGAGCACGCGCCCCTTCCTGGAAGTCTCCGGCATCACCGTGCGCTTTGGCGGGCTGGTGGCCGTGAACAGCCTCTCGTTCGACGTGGCGCGCGGCTCGATCCATGCGCTGATCGGCCCCAACGGGGCCGGCAAGTCCACCACCTTCAACTGCATCTCCCGCTACTACCAGCCGACCGAAGGCCGCATCGTTGTGGACGGCGAGGACGTGACGCACCATGCACCTTCGCGCATGGCCGGCATGGGCATCGCGCGCACCTTCCAGAACCTGGAGCTGTTCGGCGACCTGAGCGTGTACGAGAACGTGCTGCTGGGCTGCCACTCGCACAGCGCGAACACGCTGGGCCGGCTGCTGCGCCGCCCCGGCGGCGAGATCCGCGACCTGGTGGACAGCCTCATCGAGCGCGTGGGCCTGACCCACGACCGCGAGACCCGCGCCAAGGAACTCGACTTCGGCCACCAGAAGCTGCTGGAGATCGCCCGCGCCCTGGCGCTCAAGCCGCGCCTGCTGCTGCTGGACGAACCGGCGGCCGGCCTGCGCAACCGGGACATCGAGAACCTGGACCACCTGCTGACCGAACTGGCCCAGAAGGACGGCATCACCGTGCTCCTGGTCGAGCACGTGATGCAGCTGGTGATGTCGATCTCCGACCGCATCACCGTCATGTCCTTCGGCCAGAAGATCGCCGAAGGCACCCCCAAGGAAATCAGCGAGAACCCGACCGTGATCGAAGCCTACCTCGGCAAGGGAGCGGCCCATGCCTGA
- a CDS encoding branched-chain amino acid ABC transporter permease, producing the protein MTRDHWALLAAALVLSILPFAVSGYVLYVVNLLMVFVVLALGMHVVIGESGQFALAHAAFFGIGIYTAGIINTAWHPPFVLSVLAGGALSAVLGYLIGYLALRMRDIYLALATFAFGEAMQWVFLTWERVTGGSNGMKMDPANLFGYRLTNDLQAYPFVVVLAGLMLWLTVALARSQYGSSLRAVRESDVAAMAMGINVKAMKQSAFAISAAFAGIAGGMYTLFTSFIHPESLGFQTTILVLTMVVVGGMGSVRGAVAGAIAFGLISELLRQLMSVQEIIYGVILMGFMMFMPKGLFADRNRRVARKPAKGVQA; encoded by the coding sequence ATGACCCGCGATCACTGGGCATTGCTCGCTGCCGCCCTGGTTCTGTCGATCCTTCCCTTCGCCGTGTCGGGCTATGTCCTGTACGTGGTCAACCTGCTGATGGTCTTCGTGGTGCTGGCCCTGGGCATGCACGTCGTGATCGGCGAATCGGGCCAGTTCGCGCTGGCGCACGCCGCGTTCTTCGGCATCGGCATCTACACGGCCGGCATCATCAACACGGCATGGCATCCGCCCTTCGTGCTGTCCGTCCTGGCCGGCGGGGCCCTGTCGGCCGTGCTCGGCTACCTCATCGGCTACCTGGCGCTGCGCATGCGCGACATCTACCTGGCCCTGGCCACCTTCGCCTTCGGCGAGGCGATGCAATGGGTCTTCCTCACCTGGGAGCGCGTCACGGGCGGCTCCAACGGCATGAAGATGGATCCGGCCAATCTGTTCGGCTACAGGCTGACCAACGACCTGCAGGCCTACCCCTTCGTGGTGGTGCTGGCGGGGCTGATGCTGTGGCTCACCGTGGCGCTGGCGCGCTCACAGTACGGCTCGTCGCTCAGGGCCGTGCGCGAGAGCGATGTGGCCGCGATGGCCATGGGCATCAACGTCAAGGCCATGAAGCAGAGCGCGTTCGCCATCTCGGCGGCCTTCGCGGGCATCGCCGGGGGCATGTACACGCTGTTCACCTCGTTCATCCACCCGGAGAGCCTGGGCTTCCAGACCACCATCCTGGTCCTCACCATGGTCGTCGTGGGGGGCATGGGCTCGGTGCGCGGCGCGGTGGCCGGCGCCATTGCCTTCGGCCTCATCTCCGAGCTGCTGCGCCAGCTCATGTCGGTGCAGGAAATCATCTATGGCGTGATCCTCATGGGGTTCATGATGTTCATGCCCAAGGGGCTGTTCGCCGACCGCAACCGCCGCGTGGCACGCAAGCCCGCCAAGGGGGTGCAGGCATGA
- a CDS encoding branched-chain amino acid ABC transporter permease, whose amino-acid sequence MSFSEIWLFLQQGILSGLVTGSVYALLAIAIVAIFKTTDVPNFAQGEIFMIGGYVALSLLLIAGWSYAVVIPVTVVAVAVGSALFQRVVMERVTHSKGVGPQLVIATLGLAYMLKGLVRQTGLGDTPRSLPPLVSNDPVIIGDAFLTRLDVAIFVASLTAMVLIYLMFNHTRIGKAMRAVGMNPRAAQIVGIRLSRIRMMVWAMAGLLSALAALLITPKILITPDIAHIAILAYAAAIVGGFTSLPGAVLGGLVIGIVENLVGLFISTNAIVVAPFLAILVTLIVRPQGILGGKPQVKKV is encoded by the coding sequence ATGAGTTTCAGTGAGATTTGGCTGTTTCTGCAGCAGGGCATCCTTTCCGGCCTGGTGACGGGCAGCGTCTATGCGCTGCTGGCCATCGCCATCGTCGCGATCTTCAAGACCACCGACGTGCCGAACTTCGCCCAGGGCGAGATCTTCATGATCGGCGGCTATGTGGCGCTGTCCCTGCTGCTGATCGCGGGCTGGTCGTACGCCGTGGTCATCCCCGTCACGGTGGTCGCCGTGGCGGTGGGCTCGGCGCTCTTCCAGCGGGTGGTGATGGAGCGGGTGACCCATTCCAAGGGCGTGGGCCCGCAGCTGGTGATCGCCACGCTGGGCCTGGCCTACATGCTCAAGGGCCTGGTGCGCCAGACCGGGCTGGGCGACACGCCGCGCTCGCTGCCGCCCCTGGTCTCCAACGACCCCGTGATCATCGGCGACGCCTTTCTCACGCGGCTCGACGTGGCGATCTTCGTCGCCTCCCTCACCGCGATGGTGCTGATCTACCTGATGTTCAACCACACGCGCATCGGCAAGGCGATGCGGGCCGTGGGCATGAACCCGCGCGCCGCGCAGATCGTCGGTATCCGCCTGTCGCGCATCCGCATGATGGTGTGGGCCATGGCGGGCCTGCTGTCCGCGCTGGCCGCCCTGCTCATCACCCCCAAGATCCTCATCACGCCGGACATCGCGCACATCGCGATCCTGGCCTACGCGGCGGCCATCGTGGGCGGCTTCACCAGCCTGCCGGGCGCCGTGCTGGGCGGCCTCGTCATCGGCATCGTCGAGAACCTGGTGGGCCTGTTCATCTCCACCAACGCCATCGTGGTCGCGCCCTTCCTGGCCATCCTGGTCACGCTGATCGTGCGTCCGCAGGGCATCCTGGGCGGCAAGCCCCAAGTCAAGAAAGTATGA
- a CDS encoding ABC transporter substrate-binding protein encodes MKPAKSLLVACVAALSTFCAQAQTEPGLTDKTIKLGLFGPLSGNSMAYGFDVMNAAKMYYDKINKDGGIHGRKIELVVEDDRCNANDLLAAVKKLTEQDKVFALNGGSCSAAVVGAREYVERSQIPLVMLNASGDGALYPPSKYIYGAFSISQRAVGGSMVQFAAEHLKGKKIGYINHDDAYGGWNLEAAEFQAKQLGVDLQVQSVAPNLTDVTAPMLKIRAANPDVLLITTYARPVSLLVKKAQELGWTKPIVIAVNGTADLKQLVENVGSKDAFKNVYLQEVMADVAGGPKLKWVYDMYKAYYPELAAKPGYPQTYMPYGIPSAMTVVNALKAAGPQLTREKFLTALSQTKFESNVMAGPIELTPTDHAGQKSAIYLKFDGTNMTAVPGAYRSLWTYQPK; translated from the coding sequence GTGAAACCAGCCAAGTCCTTGCTCGTGGCCTGCGTGGCCGCACTTTCCACCTTCTGCGCGCAGGCGCAGACCGAACCGGGCCTGACCGACAAGACCATCAAGCTCGGCCTGTTCGGGCCGCTGTCGGGCAACTCCATGGCCTACGGCTTCGACGTGATGAACGCGGCCAAGATGTACTACGACAAGATCAACAAGGACGGCGGCATCCACGGGCGCAAGATCGAACTGGTGGTCGAGGACGACCGCTGCAACGCCAACGACCTGCTGGCCGCCGTGAAGAAGCTCACCGAGCAGGACAAGGTCTTCGCGCTCAACGGGGGCTCCTGCTCTGCCGCCGTGGTGGGCGCGCGCGAGTACGTGGAACGCTCGCAGATCCCCCTGGTGATGCTCAACGCGTCGGGCGACGGCGCCCTGTACCCGCCGTCGAAGTACATCTACGGCGCGTTCTCCATCTCCCAGCGCGCGGTGGGCGGCTCGATGGTGCAGTTCGCCGCCGAGCACCTCAAGGGCAAGAAGATCGGCTACATCAACCACGACGATGCCTATGGCGGGTGGAACCTCGAAGCGGCGGAGTTCCAGGCCAAGCAGCTCGGGGTGGACCTGCAGGTCCAGTCGGTCGCGCCGAACCTGACCGACGTGACCGCGCCGATGCTCAAGATCCGCGCCGCCAACCCCGACGTGCTGCTGATCACCACCTACGCGCGCCCCGTGAGCCTGCTGGTCAAGAAGGCGCAGGAGCTGGGCTGGACCAAACCCATCGTGATCGCCGTCAACGGCACGGCCGACCTCAAGCAGCTGGTCGAGAACGTGGGCAGCAAGGATGCGTTCAAGAACGTCTACCTGCAGGAAGTGATGGCCGACGTGGCCGGCGGCCCCAAGCTCAAGTGGGTCTACGACATGTACAAGGCCTACTACCCCGAGCTGGCCGCCAAGCCCGGCTATCCGCAGACCTACATGCCCTACGGCATCCCGTCGGCGATGACCGTGGTCAACGCGCTCAAGGCCGCGGGCCCGCAGCTCACGCGGGAGAAGTTCCTCACCGCGCTGTCGCAGACCAAGTTCGAGTCGAACGTGATGGCCGGCCCGATCGAGCTCACGCCCACCGACCACGCGGGCCAGAAGTCGGCCATCTACCTGAAGTTCGACGGCACCAACATGACCGCGGTCCCCGGCGCCTACCGCAGCCTCTGGACCTACCAGCCCAAGTAA
- a CDS encoding SDR family NAD(P)-dependent oxidoreductase, producing MARVASEDGGWLGLANRTGVVTGAGGGIGLEIAVQLLAAGARVALLDRDAQRLAEIAGGLGEHPGRVLPITCDVTDPHSVQAAADQVQKAWGAVDLLVNNAAALYADALMDIAVDKWNQLLSVNLTGYLLCAQAFGRQMIAHGGGSMVHIASISASIPQPYSGAYSVSKAGVKMLSQLLAVELGAHGVRSNVVSPAMIRTPMSEGIYTDPAVRLRREQIVPAGRISTPSDIAGAVLFLSSERASYISGQEFLVDGGLTQAWLGLIPRPGFEKKDTAPQPAA from the coding sequence ATGGCAAGGGTTGCAAGTGAAGATGGCGGCTGGCTGGGGTTGGCAAACCGCACCGGTGTGGTGACGGGCGCAGGCGGCGGCATCGGCCTGGAGATCGCCGTGCAGCTGCTGGCCGCGGGAGCCCGCGTCGCCTTGCTCGACCGCGATGCACAGCGCCTGGCGGAGATCGCCGGCGGACTGGGCGAGCACCCGGGCCGGGTCCTGCCGATCACCTGCGACGTGACCGACCCGCACAGCGTGCAGGCGGCGGCGGACCAGGTGCAAAAGGCCTGGGGCGCGGTGGATCTGCTGGTCAACAATGCCGCGGCCCTGTACGCCGACGCGCTGATGGACATCGCCGTCGACAAATGGAACCAGCTGCTGTCGGTGAACCTGACCGGCTACCTGCTGTGCGCCCAGGCCTTCGGGCGGCAGATGATCGCCCACGGCGGGGGCTCGATGGTCCACATCGCGTCCATCTCCGCCAGCATTCCGCAGCCCTACAGCGGGGCGTACAGCGTGAGCAAGGCGGGCGTGAAGATGCTGTCGCAGCTGCTGGCCGTCGAGCTGGGCGCGCACGGCGTGCGCAGCAACGTGGTCAGCCCCGCGATGATCCGCACGCCCATGAGCGAGGGCATCTACACGGACCCCGCGGTGCGCCTGCGGCGCGAACAGATCGTGCCCGCCGGCCGCATCAGCACGCCCTCGGACATCGCCGGCGCCGTGCTGTTCCTGTCCAGCGAGCGGGCCAGCTACATCAGCGGCCAGGAATTCCTCGTCGACGGCGGCCTGACGCAGGCCTGGCTGGGCCTGATTCCCCGCCCAGGGTTCGAGAAGAAGGACACGGCCCCACAGCCGGCCGCCTGA